In Candidatus Bathyarchaeia archaeon, one DNA window encodes the following:
- a CDS encoding tRNA pseudouridine(54/55) synthase Pus10 yields the protein MERAYPSTRDDKKLNRASLVSILEKALEMLESHPLCDHCLGRQFAFLAHEIENEDKGRMLKTLLLMEAQALAHLKKAECARILRILAINGFFKPAEEALRKLRKRLPKKSTGQCFLCGNSFEKVDVLAKMAVERLCEYEFATFMVGIEIPVEVEEREDEFRAKFDVEHGESMRLEFGRIFGRKIAVYSGKKLDHRKPDVVVLLNPITDEIRFQINPLYIAGRYKKLVRGIPQSRWICTECGGKGCEKCNWTGKMYPESVEELISPPFLEATGGIKTSFHASGREDVDARMLGKGRPFVMEISQPKKRFIDLKKLEEAINAYAKGKVAVSDLQIVDKDYVKKVKKGEAAQKEYRVLIEFEREVSDEELRMLEEKLTNTVVKQRTPLRVLHRRADLTREKYIYEVKVKRLSPKKAEMRVRCQGGLYVKELVSGDEGRTTPSVSEILGQRAKPIKLDVLNVIM from the coding sequence TTGGAAAGGGCTTACCCCTCGACGCGGGATGACAAGAAGCTGAACAGGGCGAGTCTCGTGAGCATCCTAGAAAAAGCTCTTGAAATGCTTGAAAGCCATCCCCTCTGCGACCACTGTTTGGGCAGACAATTCGCCTTCCTAGCCCACGAAATAGAAAACGAAGATAAAGGGCGAATGCTGAAGACCTTGCTGCTGATGGAGGCCCAAGCGCTAGCCCACTTGAAAAAGGCAGAGTGCGCACGCATCCTCAGAATTCTCGCGATTAACGGATTCTTCAAGCCGGCTGAGGAAGCCTTGCGTAAGTTGCGGAAACGCTTGCCTAAGAAATCTACTGGCCAGTGTTTCCTTTGCGGAAACAGTTTTGAAAAAGTTGACGTCCTCGCTAAGATGGCTGTTGAAAGGCTCTGTGAATATGAATTCGCCACTTTTATGGTTGGCATAGAGATACCTGTCGAAGTGGAGGAGCGGGAGGACGAGTTTAGGGCGAAATTTGATGTTGAGCATGGCGAAAGTATGAGGCTAGAGTTTGGAAGAATTTTTGGTAGAAAAATCGCCGTGTACAGCGGCAAAAAACTAGACCACCGTAAACCGGATGTAGTTGTGTTATTAAATCCCATAACGGATGAAATACGCTTTCAAATAAACCCCCTCTACATAGCAGGACGCTACAAAAAACTTGTTAGGGGTATCCCCCAGTCCAGATGGATTTGCACGGAATGTGGCGGCAAGGGCTGCGAGAAATGCAATTGGACGGGAAAAATGTACCCAGAGTCCGTGGAAGAGCTGATAAGCCCACCGTTCTTGGAGGCAACGGGTGGCATTAAAACCTCCTTTCATGCTTCCGGAAGAGAAGACGTGGACGCTCGCATGCTGGGCAAGGGCAGACCCTTCGTCATGGAAATTTCACAGCCCAAAAAACGCTTCATAGACCTCAAAAAACTTGAGGAGGCTATAAACGCCTATGCCAAGGGCAAAGTAGCGGTCTCCGACCTGCAAATCGTGGATAAAGACTATGTGAAGAAAGTGAAGAAGGGAGAGGCAGCCCAGAAAGAGTACCGTGTTCTAATAGAGTTCGAGAGGGAGGTCTCTGATGAAGAATTGAGAATGCTGGAAGAGAAACTGACAAACACTGTGGTTAAGCAGAGAACTCCTCTGCGTGTTCTGCATAGACGCGCCGATTTGACGCGGGAAAAGTACATATATGAGGTGAAAGTAAAGAGATTGTCGCCTAAAAAGGCTGAAATGAGGGTTCGCTGTCAAGGAGGCCTATACGTAAAAGAGTTGGTGTCAGGTGATGAAGGCCGGACAACACCAAGTGTTTCCGAAATTCTCGGCCAAAGAGCGAAGCCCATAAAACTTGATGTTTTAAATGTGATTATGTAG
- a CDS encoding 50S ribosomal protein L21e, which translates to MRKSKGYRARTRKLLKKKPRERGKIKIGRLLRNFNPGDNVVIKIDPSVQKGMPHRRYHGKVGTIVGKRGRSYIVSVTQGDTVKQIIVRPEHLEPFGGS; encoded by the coding sequence TTGAGGAAATCAAAGGGATATCGGGCGAGAACACGCAAACTTCTCAAGAAAAAGCCAAGGGAACGTGGGAAAATAAAGATTGGCCGACTGCTCCGCAACTTTAACCCAGGCGACAATGTAGTGATTAAGATAGACCCCAGTGTTCAAAAGGGCATGCCTCATAGACGCTACCATGGAAAAGTTGGAACGATAGTTGGCAAACGCGGGAGGAGCTACATCGTCAGTGTCACGCAAGGCGACACCGTTAAACAAATCATAGTGAGACCTGAACATCTAGAGCCTTTTGGAGGAAGCTAG
- a CDS encoding RNA polymerase Rpb4 has translation MEKFEEKTAKEKFLTIPQVKKMLEELGEENLDQFQRRVLDYASKFSKVDAETAEMLVKKLVEEFGLEEAEAVQIVNCMPTSVEELRVFLGGGRKIIEASKLEAMVKLLNEHKLK, from the coding sequence TTGGAGAAATTTGAAGAGAAAACTGCCAAAGAAAAGTTTCTGACAATACCCCAAGTAAAAAAGATGCTGGAGGAGCTTGGTGAAGAAAATCTTGATCAGTTTCAGAGGCGAGTTTTAGATTATGCAAGCAAGTTCTCCAAAGTGGACGCTGAAACCGCTGAAATGCTTGTTAAAAAACTTGTTGAAGAGTTCGGATTGGAGGAGGCAGAAGCAGTTCAAATCGTTAACTGTATGCCAACCAGCGTGGAAGAACTTAGAGTCTTCCTGGGAGGAGGGCGCAAAATCATTGAGGCTTCAAAATTAGAAGCCATGGTTAAACTTTTAAACGAACATAAACTGAAATAG
- a CDS encoding DUF655 domain-containing protein translates to MEKRYEEYAYVLDFLPHGRPGVRITGRAGYRAGALVQLIGEEYFTLLEALVKEGVTLKPHDRVYVGKEAREEITYIIGRIGYDELTAAAKMELPAVISRIVLNREKWFVNFFNTAQAITPRMHALELIPGIGKKYMWQVIREREKKPFESFEDLQKRTQIPNPVKLLTKRILEELAGESKYRLFTRAR, encoded by the coding sequence ATGGAGAAGAGATACGAAGAATACGCTTACGTTCTCGACTTTCTACCCCATGGCCGCCCTGGGGTTAGAATCACCGGGAGGGCTGGCTATCGAGCTGGAGCCCTTGTCCAGCTTATCGGCGAAGAATATTTTACGTTGCTGGAAGCCTTGGTTAAGGAGGGTGTTACCCTTAAACCTCACGATCGGGTCTATGTGGGGAAGGAGGCTCGTGAAGAAATCACTTACATTATTGGGCGAATTGGTTATGATGAGTTGACTGCCGCCGCTAAAATGGAGCTTCCGGCGGTGATCAGCCGGATAGTGTTGAATCGGGAGAAGTGGTTTGTAAACTTTTTCAACACTGCCCAGGCTATTACTCCACGGATGCATGCTCTTGAGCTGATTCCAGGCATCGGCAAGAAGTACATGTGGCAGGTTATTCGGGAGCGGGAAAAGAAGCCATTTGAAAGTTTTGAGGATCTTCAGAAGCGAACTCAAATACCCAACCCAGTCAAGCTTTTGACTAAGCGGATTCTGGAGGAGCTTGCCGGAGAAAGCAAATATAGACTTTTCACTAGAGCTCGTTGA
- the rsmA gene encoding 16S rRNA (adenine(1518)-N(6)/adenine(1519)-N(6))-dimethyltransferase RsmA: MDLLDETKLLLRRHRIFPKKRLGQHFTVDFSLFERMTECAALSNVDVVLDVGAGLGFLTRFMAQRCRGVLAVELDSRIVAVLRFLLKDLPNVVIVEGDVLKVKLPPFNKVVSIPPYGISSQLIQWLFKKPLGCAVLVLQKEFAHKLAASVGSENYGWLTVLTYYHFDVELLDEVPRSAFFPPPEVNSQIVLLKPRRIPPFRVENEEGFKRLVQVLFTQRNRKVKNAVRVYFKREAVSASRNLCIDDSIPFKDRRVRELAPEDFGVLANVLIR; encoded by the coding sequence ATGGATCTTCTGGATGAAACGAAGCTTCTCCTTCGAAGGCATCGAATTTTTCCGAAGAAGCGCTTAGGCCAGCATTTCACAGTTGACTTCTCCCTTTTCGAGCGTATGACTGAATGTGCAGCTCTTTCAAATGTTGACGTTGTTTTAGATGTTGGAGCCGGTTTAGGTTTTTTGACGCGATTTATGGCTCAAAGGTGTAGGGGTGTTTTGGCTGTTGAATTAGACTCAAGAATAGTGGCGGTCTTGCGTTTTCTTTTAAAAGATTTGCCTAACGTGGTGATAGTTGAGGGGGACGTGTTAAAGGTTAAGCTTCCTCCGTTCAACAAGGTTGTTTCAATACCACCCTATGGTATTTCCTCCCAGCTTATCCAGTGGCTCTTTAAAAAACCCCTTGGCTGTGCTGTTCTTGTCCTGCAAAAAGAGTTTGCTCACAAGTTGGCGGCTTCCGTGGGCAGCGAAAATTACGGCTGGCTAACGGTTTTAACTTACTATCACTTTGACGTTGAGCTCCTTGATGAAGTGCCAAGAAGCGCTTTTTTCCCTCCTCCAGAAGTTAATTCGCAAATTGTTTTGTTGAAGCCTAGACGCATCCCACCTTTCCGTGTTGAGAATGAGGAGGGCTTCAAGAGGCTTGTGCAAGTGCTGTTCACGCAGAGAAATAGGAAAGTGAAAAATGCCGTCCGAGTGTACTTTAAGAGAGAGGCTGTTTCGGCAAGTAGAAACTTATGTATTGACGATTCTATTCCCTTTAAGGATAGACGTGTTAGAGAGCTTGCTCCAGAGGATTTCGGTGTGCTAGCAAATGTTCTCATCCGTTAA
- a CDS encoding class I SAM-dependent methyltransferase: MFSSVKRVFFADYVFDVYPEVYEPAEDSFLFAENLTVNHGDYVLDMGTGCGILGIIAAKKASHVIAVDINPNAVRCAKENAKQNRIADKVSFIQGDLFTPLRNDETFDLILFNAPYLPSEPWEGEVWIERAWVGGINGRAVLDRFLLDFSRYLKVDGRVLLMQSTHAGLEKTIEMLRVKGFKAEVVAECAVPFFETIVLIEAKRRNKHGS; this comes from the coding sequence ATGTTCTCATCCGTTAAAAGGGTGTTTTTCGCCGACTATGTTTTCGACGTGTACCCAGAAGTGTACGAGCCAGCGGAAGACTCCTTTCTCTTCGCTGAAAACTTAACAGTAAACCATGGCGATTATGTTTTGGACATGGGAACTGGATGCGGCATTCTGGGCATCATCGCGGCAAAGAAGGCTTCCCATGTAATTGCCGTGGACATAAATCCAAATGCAGTGCGCTGCGCCAAAGAAAATGCAAAACAAAACAGGATAGCAGATAAAGTATCCTTCATTCAAGGAGATCTGTTCACTCCGCTTAGGAATGATGAAACGTTTGATCTCATTCTTTTCAATGCTCCATATTTGCCCTCTGAACCTTGGGAAGGCGAAGTGTGGATTGAACGTGCATGGGTTGGCGGGATCAACGGACGGGCGGTTTTAGATAGGTTCCTTCTGGATTTTTCTAGATATTTAAAAGTGGATGGGCGCGTTTTGCTGATGCAGTCCACTCACGCTGGTTTAGAAAAAACAATTGAAATGTTGAGGGTTAAAGGTTTTAAAGCGGAGGTTGTTGCCGAATGCGCAGTTCCATTTTTCGAGACAATAGTGCTCATAGAGGCAAAACGTCGAAACAAGCATGGTTCATAG
- a CDS encoding 50S ribosomal protein L16: MRARNYREVKGQPYTRREFIKGFPQPKITKFTMGDPNAKFEYEVRLIALERAQIRHNALEAARVATNRVLMDKLSNNYFMRVHPYPHVILRENKMIFGAHADRLQDGMRKAFGKPIGTAARVEPNQTIITVRVNANGIEVAKEALKRGAAKLPIPCRIVVEKAQVEEAKAP, translated from the coding sequence ATGCGGGCGCGTAACTACAGGGAGGTCAAGGGGCAACCATATACCAGAAGAGAGTTCATCAAGGGGTTCCCCCAGCCAAAAATAACAAAGTTTACTATGGGTGATCCCAACGCCAAATTTGAATATGAAGTTAGGCTCATAGCCTTAGAGAGAGCCCAGATTAGGCACAACGCCCTTGAAGCCGCCAGAGTAGCCACAAATCGTGTTCTCATGGATAAGCTCTCGAACAACTATTTCATGCGGGTCCATCCATATCCCCATGTGATTCTTAGAGAGAACAAGATGATCTTCGGTGCTCATGCAGACCGTCTGCAGGATGGGATGCGAAAAGCCTTTGGAAAACCAATAGGCACTGCGGCAAGGGTGGAACCTAACCAGACAATTATAACGGTGAGGGTTAACGCCAACGGGATTGAAGTTGCAAAGGAAGCGTTAAAGAGAGGCGCTGCAAAGCTTCCAATACCCTGCCGAATCGTTGTTGAAAAAGCCCAAGTTGAGGAAGCGAAAGCGCCATGA
- the ppsA gene encoding phosphoenolpyruvate synthase → MTKSKTDDFVIWFENLRKTDIPLVGGKNANLGEMMNAGIPVPQGFAVTAYAFKKFIEETGIADEIFRIIRETVKDPSEPKHYEEASKRIRALIESTPMPKNLQEAIREAYRELCRRLNVENVPVAVRSSATAEDLPDASFAGQQETYLNVVGEDDVVEKTVKCWSSLFTPRAMFYRTQKGFAHEKVLISVGVQKMVNAKAAGVMFSINPVTGDPNQIVIEGNFGLGESVVSGAVTPDEFIVDKQTMKIISRRIATKKVMSIRDPATGRTVQVEVPIEKQNQPCLTDEEVLKLAELAVKIEKHYGKPQDIEWAVDADLSFPDNIFIVQSRPETVWSLKAELPEKKIEASLAKPLEALKVVVRGIPAGKRGIGAGVARVVLNPEEAAKVMQKGDILVTDMTNPDYVPFMKLAGAIVTDKGGVTCHAAIVSRELGIPCVVGTENATKLMVTGEKYTVDARSGVVYEGIVPTLTEEPKVAFEGYASPGRGADPYPYVPVTATKIYMNLGVPEKIEEYKHLPFEGIGLMRIEFILASYIGEHPLYLIEIGQSQKFVDKLAEGIATVARAVQPRPVVVRFSDFKTNEYRELKGGDKYEIFEANPMLGWRGCSRYISPWYEKAFRLECKAIRKCREEWGLKNVWVMLPVVRTLWEAKKVLEIMREESLERSKDFQVWFMAETPSIAILADEFSKLCDGFSIGSNDMTQGILMIDRDSERLGQMGYFDERDPAVKRIIAHLIRVAHENGCTVSICGEAPSNLPDFTEFLVRAGIDSISVNPDAVIATKQLVASIEQKIILEKLAEQHERALGRPVKRPKSDWEWSPRWDETIK, encoded by the coding sequence ATGACTAAATCAAAAACAGATGATTTTGTTATATGGTTTGAAAACCTAAGAAAGACAGATATCCCCCTAGTCGGCGGGAAAAACGCAAATTTGGGCGAAATGATGAACGCTGGCATCCCAGTTCCACAGGGATTCGCTGTCACCGCCTATGCCTTCAAGAAATTCATAGAGGAAACAGGCATAGCTGATGAAATTTTCAGGATAATTAGGGAAACAGTGAAGGATCCCAGCGAACCCAAGCATTACGAGGAAGCATCTAAACGAATTCGGGCTTTAATTGAATCCACACCGATGCCGAAAAACCTCCAGGAAGCTATAAGAGAGGCTTACCGTGAACTATGCAGAAGGCTGAATGTGGAAAATGTTCCGGTGGCTGTCAGGTCAAGCGCCACAGCCGAAGACTTGCCGGATGCATCTTTTGCGGGGCAGCAGGAGACCTACCTAAACGTTGTGGGCGAAGATGATGTGGTTGAAAAGACGGTTAAATGCTGGTCCAGCCTTTTCACTCCCCGCGCCATGTTCTATAGAACCCAGAAGGGATTTGCTCACGAGAAGGTTCTCATAAGCGTTGGAGTTCAGAAAATGGTTAACGCAAAGGCAGCGGGCGTCATGTTTTCCATAAACCCTGTGACTGGGGATCCGAACCAGATAGTTATCGAGGGCAATTTTGGGTTAGGTGAGTCCGTTGTTTCTGGCGCCGTTACTCCAGATGAGTTTATTGTGGATAAGCAAACCATGAAGATTATCAGCCGACGCATCGCCACTAAGAAGGTTATGTCTATTCGAGACCCGGCTACTGGTAGAACAGTTCAAGTTGAGGTGCCAATAGAGAAGCAAAACCAGCCTTGCCTGACAGATGAGGAAGTCTTAAAACTTGCGGAGTTAGCCGTAAAGATTGAAAAACATTACGGCAAACCGCAGGATATAGAATGGGCTGTTGACGCCGACTTAAGCTTTCCAGATAACATATTCATTGTGCAGTCAAGACCCGAAACTGTCTGGAGCCTGAAGGCTGAATTGCCCGAGAAAAAAATTGAAGCCAGCTTGGCTAAGCCCTTAGAAGCATTAAAGGTTGTTGTTAGAGGTATACCGGCAGGTAAAAGAGGAATAGGCGCTGGTGTTGCTAGGGTTGTTTTGAATCCAGAAGAAGCTGCAAAAGTCATGCAGAAAGGAGACATTCTTGTCACGGACATGACAAACCCAGACTATGTGCCATTCATGAAGCTTGCAGGGGCAATTGTGACGGATAAGGGTGGAGTAACATGCCATGCTGCCATCGTGAGCCGTGAGCTCGGGATACCTTGCGTCGTCGGAACAGAGAACGCCACGAAGCTCATGGTTACAGGCGAGAAATACACGGTTGATGCTAGAAGTGGAGTTGTCTACGAGGGTATAGTGCCCACCTTGACGGAAGAGCCAAAGGTGGCTTTTGAGGGATACGCCTCACCCGGTAGGGGAGCAGATCCCTATCCATACGTGCCGGTCACAGCCACTAAAATCTACATGAATTTAGGGGTTCCCGAGAAGATCGAGGAGTATAAGCACTTGCCGTTTGAAGGAATAGGGCTCATGCGAATAGAGTTCATCCTAGCCAGCTATATTGGAGAGCATCCGCTTTACCTGATAGAAATCGGGCAAAGCCAAAAATTCGTTGACAAACTCGCCGAGGGTATAGCCACAGTTGCCAGGGCTGTCCAACCCCGCCCGGTTGTGGTGCGATTCAGCGACTTCAAGACCAATGAGTATCGGGAATTGAAGGGCGGCGATAAATACGAGATTTTCGAGGCGAATCCCATGCTCGGCTGGCGGGGCTGCAGCCGCTACATAAGTCCATGGTATGAAAAGGCCTTCCGCTTGGAGTGTAAAGCCATAAGAAAGTGCCGCGAAGAATGGGGGCTCAAAAATGTTTGGGTGATGCTTCCAGTGGTGCGCACCCTTTGGGAGGCAAAGAAGGTATTGGAGATAATGCGCGAGGAAAGCTTGGAAAGGTCGAAGGACTTTCAAGTATGGTTTATGGCTGAAACACCTTCAATCGCGATACTGGCCGACGAGTTCTCAAAGCTCTGCGACGGCTTCTCCATAGGATCAAACGACATGACCCAGGGCATACTGATGATTGATAGGGACTCTGAACGCCTCGGTCAAATGGGGTACTTCGACGAGCGGGATCCCGCCGTCAAGCGCATAATTGCCCACCTCATAAGGGTGGCTCATGAAAACGGCTGCACCGTTTCTATATGCGGCGAGGCACCATCAAACCTGCCGGACTTCACAGAGTTTCTTGTGAGGGCGGGCATAGACAGTATTTCCGTAAATCCGGACGCGGTGATAGCGACAAAGCAGCTTGTGGCAAGCATAGAACAGAAAATAATCCTTGAGAAGCTTGCAGAGCAGCATGAGCGAGCGCTGGGGCGACCGGTTAAGAGGCCGAAAAGCGACTGGGAATGGTCGCCTAGATGGGATGAAACCATAAAATAG
- the dph2 gene encoding diphthamide biosynthesis enzyme Dph2 encodes MKLFDFEEERLKQEIAKYEAKRVLIQLPDGLKGEAPRLAKIVEKAGALPIVSADPCYGACDLATAEAETLDVDLIVHYGHSKLLKYEKVPTIYIEARATLSVAEVVEKALPLMEPWQRIGLATTVQHVQTLDEAKEVLVRAGKIVMVGDTGRLSYPGQVVGCDYSNAKSIADDVEGFMFIGGGRFHALGLALATSKSTVVADPFEKRVYPIADEVERVQRQRWASIQEAQRAKTFAVLVGLKPGQKRLEEALAIREKLEKNGKDAYLFAVREITPETIMNFPTVDAYVNTACPRVSLDATAKFSKPILTLNEVLVVLGELSWRELCKRGFF; translated from the coding sequence TTGAAGTTGTTTGATTTTGAAGAGGAAAGGCTGAAGCAGGAGATTGCCAAATACGAGGCAAAACGTGTTCTCATACAGCTTCCAGACGGCTTGAAGGGGGAAGCTCCAAGACTTGCAAAAATCGTGGAGAAAGCTGGAGCTTTGCCAATAGTTTCTGCAGACCCTTGCTACGGTGCATGTGATTTGGCAACTGCGGAGGCTGAAACCCTAGACGTGGATTTAATAGTCCATTACGGGCACTCTAAGCTCTTGAAGTATGAGAAGGTTCCAACAATATACATTGAGGCGCGCGCAACGCTGAGCGTGGCTGAGGTTGTTGAAAAGGCTCTGCCTCTGATGGAGCCTTGGCAGAGGATTGGATTAGCCACAACTGTTCAACACGTGCAAACTCTAGACGAGGCAAAGGAGGTTCTCGTGCGTGCCGGAAAGATTGTCATGGTTGGAGACACTGGACGCTTAAGCTATCCAGGGCAAGTGGTGGGCTGCGACTACAGCAACGCCAAATCCATAGCGGATGATGTTGAAGGTTTTATGTTTATTGGAGGAGGACGCTTTCACGCTTTAGGCTTGGCTCTTGCCACGTCTAAGTCAACGGTGGTCGCTGACCCCTTCGAGAAGAGAGTGTACCCCATTGCTGATGAGGTTGAGCGTGTTCAAAGGCAGAGGTGGGCAAGCATACAGGAGGCGCAGAGGGCAAAGACCTTCGCTGTGCTTGTAGGCTTGAAACCCGGACAGAAAAGGCTTGAGGAAGCCCTTGCCATTAGAGAGAAACTTGAGAAGAACGGTAAAGACGCCTACCTCTTTGCTGTTAGAGAGATAACACCCGAAACCATTATGAACTTTCCAACGGTGGACGCATACGTGAACACGGCGTGTCCCCGCGTATCGTTGGATGCAACGGCAAAGTTCAGCAAGCCCATACTCACATTGAACGAAGTTTTAGTGGTTTTAGGAGAGCTTTCATGGAGGGAACTTTGCAAGAGAGGTTTCTTCTAA
- a CDS encoding exosome complex RNA-binding protein Csl4 — protein sequence MSLQFQKRDSGQLVLPGEPLGVIEEFIPDHGTYVKDGVIYSKVIGRALIDYLNKRVSVFPTRGAKVPKVGSIVIGQVSSVQTQLATVRIFKIGKHMLSGFFTGLLHIADVHVRFTDSMFDVCKPGDIIRAKVISEMNRMYHLTTKDRSLGVVYAFCSKCGDVLQPKGRGGLQCPRCGNVEKRKTAIDYGKGII from the coding sequence ATGAGCTTGCAGTTCCAGAAGCGGGACAGCGGGCAACTAGTACTGCCAGGCGAGCCTCTAGGCGTTATCGAGGAGTTTATCCCAGACCATGGAACCTACGTTAAAGACGGTGTTATCTACTCAAAGGTTATCGGACGGGCACTCATAGACTACCTCAACAAGCGGGTCTCGGTTTTCCCCACACGGGGGGCAAAAGTGCCCAAGGTTGGAAGCATAGTGATAGGGCAAGTTTCAAGTGTTCAGACACAGTTGGCAACAGTGCGAATATTCAAAATTGGCAAGCACATGCTCTCAGGATTTTTCACAGGTCTACTTCACATTGCAGATGTGCATGTGCGTTTCACCGACTCTATGTTCGACGTCTGCAAGCCAGGGGACATAATTAGGGCTAAGGTTATAAGCGAAATGAATCGGATGTACCATCTCACAACAAAGGATAGAAGCTTAGGCGTAGTGTACGCCTTCTGCTCTAAATGTGGCGATGTGCTGCAACCTAAGGGACGCGGCGGCTTGCAGTGTCCAAGGTGTGGAAATGTTGAAAAGCGGAAAACCGCAATAGATTATGGCAAGGGAATAATTTAG
- a CDS encoding DNA-directed RNA polymerase subunit L, with the protein MKRTENELKIEVEGAGHTLCNLLQKKLLEDENVDVAGYDIPHPLASNPIIYVRTRGNTAPEEALRRAVEKLLEISDEFSKELEKALKK; encoded by the coding sequence TTGAAGAGAACGGAGAACGAGCTTAAGATTGAGGTTGAAGGGGCAGGGCATACTCTCTGCAACCTTCTGCAGAAAAAACTTCTAGAGGATGAAAACGTGGATGTGGCCGGCTATGACATCCCTCACCCGTTGGCTTCAAACCCAATCATTTATGTGAGAACAAGGGGAAATACCGCTCCTGAGGAAGCATTACGGAGGGCCGTAGAGAAGCTCCTAGAAATAAGCGATGAATTCAGCAAGGAATTGGAGAAAGCCCTTAAAAAGTGA
- a CDS encoding ribonuclease III family protein produces the protein MKDFRDSLNFLKPYNSLTEVLTDHKLAALGDAFINFAYSLALSKKRGQPSGAKVKGAILKEAFRKAGLREHMPSRVSSHMIADAAEALIAYAWLKKHITLEECVAILTKTENMVDSFTELLSKIREKVTF, from the coding sequence TTGAAGGACTTTAGGGACTCCTTAAACTTCCTGAAACCCTACAACAGTCTAACGGAGGTTTTAACAGACCACAAATTAGCAGCGCTGGGCGACGCCTTCATAAACTTCGCTTACTCGCTGGCGTTATCGAAAAAGAGGGGGCAGCCTTCAGGAGCAAAAGTCAAGGGAGCAATCCTCAAGGAGGCTTTTCGAAAAGCCGGCTTACGAGAACACATGCCATCAAGGGTTTCAAGCCACATGATAGCCGACGCAGCAGAAGCCCTCATAGCCTATGCATGGCTCAAAAAACACATCACCCTAGAGGAATGCGTAGCAATCCTCACCAAAACCGAAAACATGGTGGACAGCTTCACCGAACTACTTTCAAAGATAAGGGAGAAGGTCACTTTTTAA
- a CDS encoding phosphotransferase produces the protein MVEGKSPMGLTFSEEALRQYLSSLYGGGVEICGVWRLGCEKAEGVKDLKGFGYGVPYVIEFRVGGEVKRVVLETMRPEGFGHDFASDRAQILLWQHSAFNKLPRHVRSVDVGAFTLNGKGLKSLGDCGEFFLLTEYVEGTLYHVDLDRIKATGEMTSLDEKRCLALSDYLVNIHSVKKEAPWLYVRRIRELVGHGECIMGLLDSYPPELDFVRECDLIDIERNCVVWRWRLKRKAHRLSQVHGDFHPWNVMFRGDTDFTVLDRSRGEWGEPADDVTAMTINYLFYSLQKYGELAGVFERLFRLFWENYLTKTNDWEILEVVQPFYAWRGLVVASPIWYPSLSRDVRVKLLNFVRNILQYERFDLDAVNTYIQSSS, from the coding sequence ATGGTTGAAGGTAAAAGCCCGATGGGGCTAACATTTTCTGAGGAGGCTCTCCGTCAATATCTTTCCAGCTTGTATGGCGGTGGTGTGGAGATTTGCGGTGTCTGGAGGCTTGGCTGCGAAAAAGCTGAGGGTGTTAAAGACTTGAAGGGTTTTGGCTACGGAGTGCCATACGTCATCGAGTTTCGGGTTGGGGGCGAGGTTAAACGGGTTGTTTTGGAAACCATGCGTCCAGAAGGTTTTGGGCATGACTTCGCCTCCGACCGGGCGCAGATCCTGCTTTGGCAGCACTCAGCCTTCAACAAGCTTCCCCGGCATGTGCGCTCTGTGGATGTGGGTGCTTTCACTCTTAACGGCAAGGGCTTGAAGTCTCTTGGAGACTGCGGCGAGTTTTTCCTTCTAACCGAGTATGTGGAGGGAACCCTTTATCATGTTGACTTGGATCGCATCAAGGCAACGGGCGAGATGACAAGCTTGGATGAGAAACGTTGTCTAGCGCTTTCAGACTACCTCGTCAACATTCACAGCGTCAAAAAGGAGGCACCTTGGCTTTATGTGCGTAGAATCCGGGAGCTTGTTGGACACGGCGAATGTATCATGGGTCTACTGGACAGCTATCCTCCGGAGTTGGATTTTGTTCGAGAATGCGACCTAATCGACATAGAAAGAAACTGCGTCGTATGGCGGTGGAGGCTCAAACGAAAGGCTCATAGGCTAAGCCAGGTGCACGGCGACTTTCACCCATGGAACGTGATGTTCCGCGGGGACACGGACTTCACGGTTCTAGACCGCAGCAGAGGCGAGTGGGGTGAACCCGCCGACGATGTCACTGCCATGACCATAAACTACCTCTTCTATTCCCTGCAGAAGTATGGCGAGCTTGCCGGGGTTTTTGAGCGGCTTTTTAGGCTTTTCTGGGAAAATTACCTTACAAAGACGAATGACTGGGAGATCTTGGAGGTTGTTCAGCCCTTCTATGCTTGGCGAGGTTTAGTGGTGGCTTCACCAATTTGGTATCCCAGCCTAAGCCGCGATGTCAGAGTTAAACTGCTGAACTTTGTGAGGAATATTCTGCAATATGAAAGGTTCGACTTGGACGCTGTGAACACTTACATTCAGTCCTCCAGCTAA